From Butyricimonas paravirosa, one genomic window encodes:
- the tsaD gene encoding tRNA (adenosine(37)-N6)-threonylcarbamoyltransferase complex transferase subunit TsaD, producing the protein MGIVILGIESSCDDTSAAILKDGVVLSNVIASQKVHEAYGGVVPELASRAHQQNIIPVVAQALKQAGVSEDEVNAVAFTRGPGLLGSLLVGTSFAKGFAIAKQIPMIEVNHLQAHILANFIKEPGVESRHPKFPFLTLLVSGGNSQIIIVRDYLDMEVIGQTIDDAAGEAYDKCAKVMGLSYPGGPVIDRLAKEGNPERFTFNKPNIPGLDYSFSGLKTSFLYFIRDEIKNDPDFIQHNLNDLCASLQKTIVDILMAKLKKAAKQTGIKQIAIGGGVSANSGLQKAVYDEGARLGWEVFIPRLGFSLDNAGMVAVTGYYKYLASQFIGLEAPADARMSLRKV; encoded by the coding sequence ATGGGCATTGTAATTCTCGGTATTGAATCTTCTTGCGACGACACCTCGGCCGCTATACTAAAAGACGGGGTTGTGCTATCGAATGTTATTGCCAGTCAAAAGGTTCACGAGGCCTACGGGGGAGTCGTACCAGAATTAGCATCCCGGGCACACCAGCAAAACATTATCCCGGTGGTAGCGCAAGCTTTAAAACAAGCCGGAGTCTCAGAAGATGAAGTAAATGCAGTGGCCTTTACCAGAGGTCCCGGATTACTGGGCTCCCTCCTTGTGGGAACGTCCTTTGCCAAAGGATTCGCTATTGCCAAACAAATACCCATGATCGAGGTTAATCATTTGCAGGCACACATTCTCGCAAACTTCATCAAAGAACCGGGTGTGGAATCCCGTCACCCGAAATTCCCGTTCCTAACCCTACTCGTGTCCGGGGGAAACTCGCAGATTATTATCGTACGGGATTACCTGGACATGGAAGTTATCGGGCAGACCATTGATGACGCAGCGGGAGAAGCCTATGACAAATGTGCCAAGGTAATGGGACTCTCCTATCCCGGAGGTCCGGTAATCGACCGTTTGGCAAAAGAAGGTAACCCGGAAAGATTCACGTTCAACAAACCGAATATCCCCGGATTGGATTATAGTTTTAGCGGGCTGAAAACCTCGTTCCTGTACTTTATCCGGGATGAAATCAAAAACGACCCGGATTTCATACAACATAACCTCAACGATCTTTGTGCCTCACTGCAAAAAACGATCGTTGATATTCTCATGGCCAAATTGAAAAAAGCCGCTAAACAAACCGGGATCAAACAAATCGCCATTGGAGGCGGAGTATCAGCCAACTCCGGGTTACAAAAAGCCGTGTATGACGAAGGCGCCCGCCTCGGTTGGGAAGTTTTCATCCCCCGGTTGGGTTTCTCGCTGGATAACGCAGGGATGGTTGCCGTTACGGGATATTACAAATACCTGGCATCACAGTTTATCGGCTTGGAAGCCCCGGCAGATGCCCGCATGAGTTTGAGAAAAGTTTAG
- a CDS encoding translocation/assembly module TamB domain-containing protein: MIGLVFLTFAAYMALMTPFVQTRLVDYFTRILEERTGTTISIGRVEFRPIESLILNDVFVRDCRQDTLVFCERLVMKVDSVSFVKRRFTITEAAFEKAKFNLWIERRQDGGESLTNVEQLINSFSSSKVDTVPQTSSGWNVNLTQVILKDCRFRYIESDYEPTDYGINWTDVECQNLNVRISGIDFSNKQYRAKVAGLRFREKSGFEVTNMGGDVVASDDNLLITNTFIQTERSKVYLDTLEYNWVPEHDYWRNFTTRMQQRYVFTDSRVSFDDLSYFNGKLLGMHNTVFGSGVVFNTINNLEGRDLEIYLGDKSVLHGSFASHGLPAFFETDFNIDFTDTKVSPPELEAIYMPWLRSHYVKIPEILHKYDVFTFDGNFQGKIEDFAVKARTTTPGMVGSVLFNCVMDSIGDIRYDGWFGLGQVQFGFLTEQSFLGRGSFFGKFDGVLGDSTSRFNLSSNVRRLQLYDKEIRDIRLTLGTEGEHLYLLSSVKNDSLQADVLLDYIMGDTLSLAKTEGYVNVRRWDSWAPSVFGERESIEFDFSGSLKQSEDNRWVELLVPGLTYENSRGTWSTDSLKFSTTILGEYSFTQLQSDVVDVTMEGFFHSLKVTDLWNSFLVSYLPDYKYAVDRALPEGTSLMLDVHLNDINPFLKVAYPQLKLSRDGNLACEYHYADRQVELSLVADTISYGDFKLRDSRMKLNGDGINLHCTYSADELKYMNFGKLYNVRNVIEVNTNNVSERLTWCNWERESYSGSFAANLRLLKYGDRHLTQVFIHPSTFVMADSTWHVARSMILKEDDDIFVNNFEISRGEQRFRLWGRVTDNPRDVLSLEFHDFSLTEFNKILFDNKLQLFGQVNGEVRIQDLYNDNLIYANVNVDQWGVNRDTLGVLDLNSRWDASNSALEISMVNRMKERTPIGVFGYYKPSTDSLNVNLELSQIEVNYLAGYFPDMLKGGEGTISGNLVMKGTTQKASIDGFLEMDSVALTVAGLNTAFKVDERLPVKNNRVVLDNFKIYDAKGHASVCSGYYDLNSNLYDVSLKFNNFRVLNTKANQNDAFYGQLYITGQTRMNNLSGDGALSVNLKPEAHSVLYIPLTSALTEEDGSFLHFINNRQADEGRRPDEERSSLVSNFDLNANIEINNNLEVQIIFDPTIGDILKTVGSGNLRFGLGKDNELDMFGEYKIEKGDYLFTLSNLINKKFVLNPGGSIRWNGSPYDATIDVSAIYNLRTSLSDLLAGTTTTVDKTTKVPVECELKLGENLMNPNVQFGINFPSLDVQMRSLMQSFFSSQDEINKQMFSLLILNKFYTPDYVDKDAELEERNTGYQMGVTTASELLSNQLSRWLSQISNNFDIGFSYRPGDQVTTNEFELALSTQIWNNRVTISANGNMMEKAKTNSNTSITGDFDVDVKLNRQGTLHLKAYSHTDEKITYNATETVQGVGVSYQETFDTFRELFRKYLAIFKRKKQPTVPVQSADTKQ; the protein is encoded by the coding sequence GTGATAGGATTGGTCTTTTTGACCTTTGCGGCATACATGGCTTTAATGACCCCGTTTGTGCAGACGAGGTTAGTGGATTATTTTACCCGTATTTTAGAGGAACGGACGGGAACCACGATTTCTATCGGACGAGTGGAATTTCGCCCGATAGAGTCATTGATTCTAAATGATGTGTTTGTTCGGGATTGTCGCCAAGATACACTTGTGTTTTGCGAGCGACTGGTGATGAAGGTGGATTCCGTGAGTTTCGTGAAAAGACGTTTCACGATCACGGAGGCTGCTTTCGAAAAAGCCAAGTTTAATTTATGGATTGAACGTAGGCAAGATGGAGGGGAGAGTCTTACAAACGTGGAACAGCTCATTAATTCTTTTTCATCTTCCAAGGTCGATACCGTGCCTCAAACCTCTTCGGGGTGGAACGTGAATCTGACTCAGGTAATATTGAAAGATTGTCGTTTCCGGTATATCGAGAGCGATTATGAACCGACAGATTACGGGATTAACTGGACAGACGTTGAGTGTCAGAATCTGAACGTGCGTATTTCAGGTATTGATTTTTCGAACAAACAATATCGGGCTAAAGTTGCGGGACTTCGTTTCAGGGAAAAGTCCGGTTTCGAGGTGACCAATATGGGGGGGGACGTCGTGGCGAGTGATGATAATTTGTTGATAACAAATACGTTTATACAGACGGAACGGAGTAAGGTTTACCTGGATACATTGGAGTATAACTGGGTTCCGGAACACGATTACTGGCGTAATTTTACCACGAGGATGCAACAGCGTTACGTGTTTACCGATTCTAGGGTAAGTTTTGATGATCTGTCGTATTTTAACGGGAAGTTATTGGGGATGCATAATACCGTTTTCGGTAGCGGGGTGGTCTTTAACACGATAAATAATCTGGAAGGGCGTGATTTAGAGATTTATTTGGGTGATAAAAGCGTGCTACATGGTTCATTTGCATCGCACGGGTTACCTGCTTTTTTCGAAACGGATTTCAATATCGATTTCACAGACACGAAGGTGTCTCCACCGGAATTGGAGGCTATTTATATGCCTTGGCTTAGAAGTCATTACGTGAAAATACCGGAAATCTTGCATAAATATGATGTCTTTACTTTCGACGGGAATTTTCAGGGAAAGATTGAGGATTTTGCTGTTAAGGCTCGTACCACGACTCCCGGAATGGTGGGAAGTGTGCTTTTTAATTGCGTGATGGACAGTATCGGGGATATTCGTTACGATGGTTGGTTCGGTTTAGGACAGGTGCAATTCGGATTTCTCACGGAACAATCCTTTTTGGGTAGAGGGTCATTTTTCGGGAAGTTTGATGGGGTGTTGGGGGATTCAACTTCTCGATTTAATTTGTCGAGTAATGTACGTCGTTTGCAGCTATATGATAAGGAAATTCGGGATATTCGCTTGACGTTGGGAACGGAAGGAGAACACTTGTATCTACTTTCTTCCGTGAAAAATGATAGTTTGCAGGCTGATGTTCTTTTGGATTATATCATGGGCGACACGTTGAGCTTGGCAAAGACTGAAGGCTATGTGAACGTGCGTCGGTGGGATTCGTGGGCTCCCTCTGTTTTTGGGGAGAGAGAGTCTATTGAATTTGATTTTAGCGGTAGTTTGAAACAAAGTGAGGATAATCGTTGGGTGGAATTGCTGGTGCCGGGGTTGACATACGAGAACAGCAGGGGGACGTGGAGTACCGATTCCTTGAAATTCTCCACGACTATACTGGGCGAGTATAGTTTCACTCAATTGCAGTCGGATGTGGTGGACGTGACGATGGAAGGTTTTTTCCATTCCTTGAAAGTGACGGATTTATGGAATAGTTTTTTAGTAAGTTATTTGCCCGACTATAAGTACGCCGTTGACAGGGCTTTGCCGGAGGGTACGAGCCTGATGCTGGATGTGCATTTAAATGACATTAATCCTTTTTTGAAGGTGGCTTACCCGCAACTGAAATTGTCCCGGGATGGGAATTTGGCCTGTGAGTATCATTATGCCGATCGTCAGGTAGAGTTGTCTTTAGTGGCAGATACAATTTCCTATGGTGATTTTAAATTACGTGATTCCCGGATGAAACTGAATGGGGACGGGATAAACTTGCACTGCACGTATTCTGCTGATGAATTGAAATATATGAATTTCGGGAAGTTGTATAACGTGCGAAACGTGATAGAGGTAAACACGAATAACGTGAGCGAGCGTCTGACTTGGTGTAATTGGGAGAGGGAGAGTTATAGCGGGTCGTTTGCTGCTAACTTGCGTTTGTTGAAATACGGGGATCGCCATTTAACCCAGGTGTTTATTCATCCGAGTACGTTTGTTATGGCGGATAGTACATGGCACGTGGCACGATCCATGATTTTGAAGGAGGACGATGATATTTTCGTGAATAACTTTGAAATCAGCCGGGGTGAACAGCGTTTTCGTTTATGGGGACGAGTGACGGATAATCCTCGTGATGTTCTTTCTTTGGAATTTCATGATTTCAGTTTGACCGAGTTTAACAAGATCCTTTTTGATAATAAATTACAACTTTTCGGTCAGGTGAATGGTGAAGTGAGAATTCAAGATTTGTATAATGATAATTTGATATATGCCAACGTGAATGTGGATCAGTGGGGAGTTAACCGGGATACATTAGGGGTACTGGATTTGAATTCTCGTTGGGATGCATCGAATAGTGCTTTGGAGATAAGTATGGTTAACCGGATGAAGGAGAGAACCCCGATAGGAGTATTCGGGTATTATAAGCCTTCAACGGATAGTTTGAACGTGAATCTGGAACTTTCCCAGATCGAGGTGAATTATCTGGCCGGTTATTTCCCCGATATGTTGAAAGGTGGTGAGGGTACGATCTCGGGTAATCTGGTTATGAAGGGAACAACACAAAAAGCTTCAATTGACGGTTTTTTGGAAATGGATTCCGTGGCGCTTACGGTAGCCGGGTTGAACACGGCTTTTAAAGTCGATGAGCGTTTACCCGTGAAAAATAATCGGGTCGTGTTGGATAATTTCAAGATATATGATGCCAAGGGGCATGCGTCTGTTTGTTCGGGGTATTACGATCTGAATTCGAATTTATACGATGTGTCGCTTAAATTTAATAATTTCCGGGTGTTGAATACCAAGGCGAACCAGAATGATGCGTTTTACGGGCAACTGTATATCACGGGACAGACCCGGATGAATAATTTGTCCGGCGATGGAGCTTTATCCGTAAATTTGAAACCGGAGGCACATTCCGTACTTTACATCCCGTTAACCTCTGCGTTGACAGAGGAAGACGGGAGTTTCCTACATTTTATAAATAATCGTCAGGCAGATGAGGGGCGGCGTCCGGATGAAGAGCGCTCTTCACTGGTTTCCAATTTTGATTTGAATGCTAATATCGAGATCAATAATAATCTGGAGGTTCAGATTATTTTTGACCCCACGATCGGGGATATTTTGAAAACGGTGGGAAGTGGTAATCTGCGTTTCGGTTTGGGGAAAGATAACGAGTTGGATATGTTCGGGGAATATAAGATTGAAAAGGGGGATTACTTGTTCACGTTGAGTAATTTGATTAATAAGAAGTTCGTGCTGAACCCTGGGGGAAGCATCAGGTGGAATGGCTCGCCGTATGATGCCACGATTGACGTGAGCGCTATATACAATTTGCGTACTTCTTTGAGTGATTTGCTTGCCGGAACCACGACAACGGTGGATAAGACAACGAAAGTGCCTGTTGAGTGCGAGTTGAAGTTGGGGGAGAATCTGATGAATCCCAACGTGCAATTCGGCATTAATTTCCCTTCTCTTGACGTGCAGATGCGAAGTCTGATGCAGAGCTTTTTTTCCAGTCAGGATGAGATTAATAAACAGATGTTTTCTTTGTTGATATTGAACAAGTTCTATACTCCGGATTATGTTGATAAGGATGCCGAGCTGGAAGAACGGAACACGGGCTACCAGATGGGGGTGACGACGGCGAGTGAGTTGCTGTCAAATCAATTATCCCGTTGGTTATCGCAGATCAGTAATAATTTTGATATTGGTTTTTCTTATCGTCCGGGTGATCAGGTGACGACAAACGAGTTCGAGCTGGCCCTGTCGACCCAGATCTGGAATAACCGGGTGACGATTTCTGCAAATGGTAACATGATGGAGAAAGCAAAAACTAATTCCAATACCTCGATTACAGGAGATTTTGATGTGGATGTGAAGTTGAATCGCCAAGGTACATTACATCTAAAGGCCTATTCGCATACCGATGAGAAGATCACCTATAACGCAACCGAAACCGTGCAAGGAGTCGGTGTCTCTTATCAGGAGACGTTCGATACTTTCCGGGAATTATTCCGTAAATATCTGGCTATTTTTAAACGGAAAAAGCAACCGACAGTTCCCGTGCAATCCGCTGATACTAAGCAGTAG
- a CDS encoding SagB/ThcOx family dehydrogenase, whose product MKTIITMLVLTVLGGAVSAQNIKLPAPKKSGGKALMDCLNERQTDRNFDSKQLSLQDLSDLVWAANGINRPESGKRTVPTATNWQEMVLYVATADGIYRYNAEKHELELVKKGDFRKECGPQPFMGVAPVCFIYTADHNKEGRITNPEHQKEYSYHHAGYMAQSVYLVCAAKDMATVVIGSVDKEELAKVIGLPAKHIVIYTQPVGYKKK is encoded by the coding sequence ATGAAAACAATTATCACAATGCTGGTACTAACAGTATTAGGCGGCGCAGTCAGCGCCCAGAACATCAAATTACCCGCCCCGAAAAAGAGCGGGGGGAAAGCACTCATGGACTGTTTGAACGAACGGCAAACAGACCGTAATTTCGACTCGAAACAACTATCCTTACAAGACCTTTCCGACCTAGTGTGGGCAGCAAACGGTATTAACCGTCCGGAAAGCGGCAAACGAACAGTTCCCACCGCCACGAACTGGCAAGAAATGGTGCTTTACGTGGCCACGGCAGATGGAATCTATCGCTATAACGCAGAGAAACACGAACTGGAACTCGTGAAGAAAGGAGATTTCCGTAAAGAATGTGGTCCACAACCTTTCATGGGCGTCGCTCCCGTGTGTTTTATCTACACGGCCGACCATAACAAGGAAGGGCGAATCACGAACCCGGAACACCAGAAAGAATACTCTTACCACCATGCCGGCTACATGGCACAATCCGTTTATTTGGTTTGTGCAGCAAAAGATATGGCAACCGTGGTCATCGGTTCCGTGGATAAGGAAGAATTAGCCAAAGTCATCGGACTCCCGGCAAAACACATCGTTATCTACACGCAACCCGTGGGATACAAAAAGAAATGA
- a CDS encoding NAD(P)-dependent oxidoreductase — protein MKVLVTYNIPRESFAKLGKEHTITMPEGEYFTTEELIKLVPDYDVILGIFTRSIDNAVIEAGKKLKVISNFGVGYNNIDIKFARSKGIAVCNTPKAVCFPTAEMAMGLMLSAARRITECDRRIRVEKESMWGVMKNLGFTLEGRTLGIIGMGNIGKTVAKLAEAFRMNVIYYNHRSTVEGYEKVDLDTLLKRSDFVSIHTPLTDETRHMIGKREIEMMKPTAILVNTARGAVINEKELAICLQNKTIAGAALDVFEDEPHVTEMLYGLDNVILAPHNATGTIDTRIATGQEAVDNILNFFNGTPTNVVN, from the coding sequence ATGAAAGTTCTAGTTACTTACAACATTCCCCGCGAATCATTCGCCAAACTGGGAAAAGAACACACGATCACAATGCCGGAAGGCGAGTATTTCACCACGGAAGAATTAATCAAACTTGTTCCGGATTACGACGTTATTCTAGGCATCTTCACCCGCTCTATCGATAATGCGGTTATCGAGGCCGGGAAAAAGTTAAAAGTAATTAGCAATTTCGGTGTCGGTTACAACAACATCGACATCAAATTCGCCCGTTCCAAAGGAATCGCTGTTTGTAACACCCCGAAAGCCGTATGTTTCCCGACAGCAGAAATGGCCATGGGCCTCATGCTGAGTGCAGCTCGCCGAATTACCGAATGTGACCGCCGCATCCGGGTTGAAAAAGAAAGCATGTGGGGCGTTATGAAAAATCTCGGTTTCACGCTGGAAGGGCGCACGTTGGGAATTATCGGCATGGGGAATATCGGCAAAACAGTGGCTAAACTGGCAGAAGCATTCCGAATGAATGTTATTTACTACAATCACCGGAGTACAGTAGAAGGATACGAGAAAGTCGATCTTGACACGTTACTGAAAAGATCGGACTTCGTCTCCATTCATACCCCACTGACAGATGAAACCCGCCACATGATCGGGAAACGGGAAATCGAAATGATGAAACCGACAGCTATTCTGGTAAATACTGCTCGCGGGGCAGTCATTAACGAGAAGGAACTAGCCATCTGTTTACAAAATAAAACGATCGCCGGGGCCGCCTTGGACGTGTTCGAGGATGAACCCCATGTTACTGAAATGCTCTACGGCTTGGATAACGTGATCCTTGCCCCTCACAACGCTACAGGCACTATCGACACGCGCATTGCCACCGGGCAGGAAGCTGTTGATAACATCCTGAACTTCTTTAATGGTACACCCACTAATGTTGTAAATTAA